A window from Crocosphaera sp. UHCC 0190 encodes these proteins:
- a CDS encoding cell division protein SepF, producing MNSESMNSIPQFDWSVNQHSQSEVVIKTIESVEETRQALQLLQQRRVVILILERLSVQQAQRVVDWMAGGTCAIDGQTFWISEKTFMFVPNQVAITSKRPSSPSVSPCLKLGNKKVETRK from the coding sequence ATGAACTCTGAATCAATGAACAGCATACCTCAATTTGATTGGTCTGTTAACCAACATTCTCAGTCCGAAGTGGTTATTAAAACGATAGAGTCTGTAGAAGAAACACGCCAAGCTCTGCAACTGTTGCAGCAAAGAAGAGTCGTAATATTGATTTTAGAGAGGTTGAGTGTCCAACAAGCTCAGCGTGTGGTAGATTGGATGGCTGGTGGAACTTGTGCCATTGATGGTCAGACATTTTGGATTAGTGAAAAGACCTTTATGTTTGTGCCTAACCAAGTGGCAATTACTTCTAAACGTCCCTCATCTCCTTCAGTTTCCCCTTGCTTGAAACTGGGGAATAAGAAAGTAGAAACAAGAAAATAA
- the rpmF gene encoding 50S ribosomal protein L32, protein MAVPKKKTSSTKRDQRKAHWKRTAALEAKKALSLGKSVMTERSNSFVYPKDEEEENDEE, encoded by the coding sequence ATGGCAGTTCCTAAGAAGAAAACTTCTAGTACCAAACGCGATCAACGTAAAGCGCATTGGAAGCGCACCGCAGCTTTAGAAGCTAAAAAAGCCCTATCCTTGGGTAAGTCTGTCATGACAGAACGTTCTAACAGCTTTGTCTATCCTAAAGATGAAGAGGAAGAAAACGACGAGGAATAA
- a CDS encoding caspase family protein produces MENFRAITMGIEEYFHWQPLKGPENNAQALYCYFFQEAKLPSRQLLLLTDTSPSPGKRSTYPNRENILEWLNDSPLKVKHCWFFFQGYGVNYQGEDYLLPIDSNPQTIPQTGIKMRSLFEKLNASSEQLLVILDLQNPFKDGKLGQITLELAQQKGISLIFSCRSPVYQTISAEKGIFMTALIEALRYYGHHLTLTKLDAYLQERLNPIHRANFPTIALPIIISPSLTASRQPLLPQPQPQEKTDYQALTVTLQQNLHQTTVNQPITTLNLPILPKSPIQTQFKFSLPRQQSKGNTTQGDNQQIVTPTVKKQAILTKIKGLPQWLGWGGVMLVLIGLFWLIPGKIRQQLDLANQEKIEKNQLVLDYAKIPLSLYQASRLNESIQFARQIQPHTPLYGDARRNIARWSQLILDIAQGRATQGDFGGAIAAAQLVPNEHQTLYLSAQQSIKRWQTLSQQQADNQVLIEAALALVKPNQASSYNRAITTLKYLKMGEPGYNTAQKLIEQLSQQIYQLAQTRAKQGQLSLALKTAQFVPQDSQVYEKTQQSIKQWRQQLPPR; encoded by the coding sequence ATGGAAAATTTTCGCGCTATCACGATGGGAATTGAAGAATATTTCCATTGGCAACCCCTAAAAGGCCCAGAGAATAACGCACAAGCTCTCTATTGCTATTTTTTCCAAGAAGCGAAACTCCCCTCCCGTCAATTACTCTTATTAACGGATACTTCCCCCTCTCCAGGAAAACGCTCAACCTATCCCAACCGAGAAAATATACTGGAATGGCTTAATGATAGTCCCCTAAAAGTTAAACATTGTTGGTTCTTTTTTCAAGGATATGGGGTTAATTATCAAGGAGAAGACTATTTATTGCCTATTGATAGTAACCCCCAAACCATCCCCCAAACAGGGATTAAAATGCGATCGCTGTTTGAAAAATTAAACGCCAGTAGTGAACAATTATTAGTGATCTTAGATCTACAAAATCCGTTTAAAGATGGCAAGTTAGGACAAATAACCCTAGAATTAGCCCAACAAAAGGGCATTTCTTTGATTTTTTCCTGTCGTTCCCCTGTCTATCAAACCATCAGTGCAGAAAAAGGCATCTTTATGACGGCTTTAATTGAAGCCTTGCGTTACTATGGTCATCATCTCACCCTGACTAAGTTAGATGCTTATCTACAAGAACGCTTAAACCCTATTCATCGGGCTAATTTTCCGACTATTGCACTCCCCATCATTATTAGCCCCAGTTTAACCGCCAGTCGTCAACCTTTGTTACCCCAACCCCAACCCCAAGAAAAAACTGATTATCAAGCCTTAACCGTTACTTTACAACAAAATTTGCACCAAACAACGGTTAATCAACCTATCACAACCCTAAACTTACCGATTTTACCAAAATCACCGATTCAAACTCAGTTTAAGTTTTCCTTACCCAGACAACAAAGCAAGGGCAATACAACCCAAGGTGATAATCAGCAAATAGTAACCCCCACCGTCAAAAAACAGGCAATCTTAACTAAAATCAAAGGCTTGCCCCAATGGTTGGGGTGGGGAGGGGTAATGCTCGTTTTAATCGGGTTATTCTGGCTGATACCCGGAAAAATCAGACAACAGCTAGATTTGGCTAATCAGGAGAAAATCGAGAAAAATCAACTTGTTTTAGACTATGCCAAAATCCCCTTAAGTCTATATCAAGCTTCGCGCTTAAATGAGTCTATTCAATTTGCCCGTCAAATTCAGCCCCATACGCCTTTATATGGGGACGCAAGACGAAATATTGCCCGTTGGAGTCAATTAATTCTCGATATTGCCCAAGGAAGAGCGACTCAGGGAGATTTTGGGGGCGCGATCGCTGCCGCGCAATTAGTGCCTAATGAGCATCAAACCCTTTATTTATCAGCCCAGCAGTCGATTAAACGTTGGCAAACCTTGAGTCAACAACAAGCGGATAATCAAGTCTTAATTGAGGCAGCTTTAGCCTTAGTGAAGCCAAACCAAGCATCTTCTTATAATCGGGCAATTACGACTTTAAAATATCTAAAAATGGGAGAACCTGGCTATAATACCGCGCAAAAGTTGATTGAACAATTGAGTCAACAAATTTATCAATTAGCCCAAACTAGGGCAAAACAAGGACAATTAAGCTTAGCTCTGAAAACGGCTCAATTTGTTCCCCAGGATAGTCAGGTTTACGAAAAAACACAACAGTCGATCAAACAGTGGCGACAGCAGTTGCCTCCCCGTTAA